The nucleotide window GCACTTTGGCTACTATTTCGGCTTTGCTCAAATCGCTGCAGGCAATGGTGAGGTACGACAGCCTTTCCATGGCTACTTCTTCGGCGTGGCAGGGGCCGCTGATCATGGCAATGGAATCGTAGGGAACGCCAAACTGCTTGTGGAAATAACGCGCAGGTATGGCATGGTAGGCAGCAATGATTCCTTTAATAGCCGAAACCATGACCTTGTCCTCGTAACCTTTGCAATCGAAATCCTTAAAAAGGTCGTACACAAAAGCCGATGGAGTAGCCATGATGATGATGTCGCCCCATTGCATGGCATGTGCCAGATCGGTGGTAAGCAGGATTTTTTGGGTATCGAACTTTACCGAGGGCAGGTAGCGAGGGTTGCGTCCGAATTCCTTGATATAGGTGAGTTTACTTTCACTACGCATCCACCAGCAAACCTCATCGAGGTTTTCGGTGAGCATTTTCATGATAGCGGTGGCCCAGCTTCCGCCGCCAATCACCGACACACGTGGTTTGCTTTCAATCATGGTTTTGAAATTCCGCAGCTATGGATGTCAACGTCTCCCCGCGGAGATATTTGCCAAATGCGAAGGGCTACAAAAATACACATTGACCCGAAAGCGCCTCGTTCGCACAAAATCGCAGCCATTGCTGATACAAAGCTATCTTTGCCGCAAATTGAAAGCTTGATCATGAAGAACTTTGTGGAAGAATTGCGATGGCGCGGGCTTA belongs to Cryomorphaceae bacterium and includes:
- a CDS encoding NAD(P)H-dependent glycerol-3-phosphate dehydrogenase, which gives rise to MIESKPRVSVIGGGSWATAIMKMLTENLDEVCWWMRSESKLTYIKEFGRNPRYLPSVKFDTQKILLTTDLAHAMQWGDIIIMATPSAFVYDLFKDFDCKGYEDKVMVSAIKGIIAAYHAIPARYFHKQFGVPYDSIAMISGPCHAEEVAMERLSYLTIACSDLSKAEIVAKVLATRYIHTTTSDDLFGTELSAVMKNVFAVASGICHGLGYGDNFQAVLMSNSILEIERFVDAVNPIHRDVKTSAYLGDLLVTGYSQFSRNRTFGSMIGKGYSVKSAMMEMNMVAEGYYAAKSIIEMNKKFQVDLPICHAVYNIVYDNIAPSIEMSILSDKLV